Below is a genomic region from Palaemon carinicauda isolate YSFRI2023 chromosome 31, ASM3689809v2, whole genome shotgun sequence.
CAgtatttgtaaataaatgtttggcGAGACTGTTATATATTCAAATTTCCATTCTTTTGAAAATCAGGTTGTGACTAAGTGTTCCTTGCCTTATCTTAGATGAAAACAAGGGCAATAAGAAGGGTCACTCTTTACGAAAGAGGGTTACTAAAAAACTTTCCTTCTACCCAATCTTATGTGGTACTAAATAATAAAGTATCATATAGATTTATGTTATGTAAGAAATATTCAGTTCTTCAACCAAAACATCTTATCATCTGTGTCTCAAAAATTCAGGTGTCGCCATCCAGCTTAATATGGATCATTGTTAGGAAAAGTTTACAGCTAGACAGCTTTTAGGATAAAATTTTCTTTAGTGACTCTATATTGGAAGAATTCCTTATTGCAGAGAATGTCTAAATTATTTAGCATAGACTCATTAGCTTCATTATGATCTGCatttgacctgagagagagagagagagagagagagagagagagagagagagagagagagagagagagagagaccgaatatTAAGAAAAACGAGTTGCATAATAGTAAGAAAAAAACAGTTTATCAAATGACTATTTACCAGGTTTTCACTTGCCAGGGTAAACACGCTGTAAGATGAAAGAGTCTATCTTCAAGTAAAGAGGAAGTCTTGAACCAACCCTGAAATATCAAGATTCTTGCCTGAGGGAGGTCGAGAGCCTGCCATCCTGTGATTCTTTTGCCTTCGCCGAGGGCATATCTTGTAGAATTGCTATTATTGTTGCCCTATGTCCGCCATGGattctttgaagaaaaaaatgtttataaTGTAGTTTCATCAGTATCAATTTATCAGAACTCCGACACTTCAACCAGCCTTCCCGGTTGACGTTAAATAAATGTTTGTTGTTCCAGTATCAATGCTTCAACACTTATTTGATTACttaatttgtattttacatattttcttctttcgcacgcacacacacactcacacacacacacacacacacacacacacacacacacacatatatatatatatatatatatatatatatatatatatatatatatatatatatatatatatatatatatatatatacagagagagagagagagagagagagagagagagagagagagagagagagagagagagagagagagagagagaaagagttgatTTCATAACGATAGGATATTCAGGGCAACAACAATGATATTAGAATTTAAaatgtatttctttataattaaaatgttttgttttcggTACCGAAAacctaaaatatatatctatttatatatctatctatctatctatctatctatctatctatctatatatatatatatatatatatatatatatatatatatatatacatagttatatgtatatatatatatatatatatatatatatatatatatatatatatatatatatatatatatatatatatatatatatatatatatatatatatatatatatatatatatatacaaatcatgcTCATTAAAGTTATTTCCCTAACTCATGAGAAGAACATTGTACGTACAGAATCACATAATTGTGTAAGCAGCAAGCTGTTCTATAACATCCTAGCATTTTTTGCACTCTCATTGCAGTCACCTGCCTCATGCCAAAGGCCATTGCTACACGGTTCGTTGCTCCCGAAGGCGATGATCCCACCTCAGCAAGACCTGGCTGCGGCCTTCCAACCCCGAGAGCAACAAACTATGGAATAGCTACAAAGAACCCgattttttttctgtctatttttatttattctatggaatttgttttttttcattatgtaagctatgttttttatttttcttgtctcaaaagaaagaaaatttccgGAAATATCTAAGAACTCCATCTCACAATTGTTGTTTAACATTCATTTGGCTTCGTATTCAATTATGTTTTCTATGGTAATTACTTAATGTTATCAATAATGCCTCATATCAAAATTTAATATGAATGTTATCGGCAGTTTATAGATGATATTACTCAAACGTTTTGGTTGAAACTTTGGTTTTCACTTATTACCATATAAACAGCTCTTATTATTCAATGTTCTTTTTGCATTTATCATTCATATTGTATAAGTGGAGCAGTTGGGAACGGTCACCTGACGCTTGATccttttgttgttgtacaaaaagTAGAATGAGAATAGAATGTTGGGAAAACCCACTAGCATTTGCAGGTCTTGCAGAGCAGGTTCTCATCTCCGGTTCGCCGTCAACTTCAGTTTCCTTGATACTAAAACACAATATATCGAGTATTATATCATAATCCCAATCGCTCATTACAATGTAAATTACGTCAGTTGAAAATGAATGGGAAAACAACAATAGCTGTTACGCTAAACGTTATAAAATCCTTCGAAATTCAGTTTTCGAAAGCGATCGTCGTCAACTCATCCAATGGGAGGATGGTTCGTATAAAAGGAAGCTTCCAATGGAAGCCGATGAACAGTTCCAGACCCAACCGAGAAAGGAGCAACATTATCCACCATGAAAGCGGTAAGATGAAcctttaatattttattcatttaaagtTAGAAGTTGAGATCATATAAATCAATCAGCTTCAGTGATTTCTTGCCTGCCATTTTAAATATCTACACATTTACCAGACTCAGGTTTTTGTGATTGTTAGATATCTATAAAACAAGATATAAACAGTTGTAAAAACGATTTCGTTATAATTACCTTTTCATAttcgttgtaaaaaaaaaatgagattctcTACCAGTGAGTATACCTTGAATTCACCtgattgatatgaaaatatatcttcATTATCATTTTGCTTTACAGATCAGTGTTGCCTTGTTGCTGCTTGTGGCCCTTTTTGCCCTGATGGAATTGACTGGAGCCGCGCCGGAACCTGAACCTCACCGCAGCTATTACTTTGGAAACCGCCCCTATGGCTTCGGTGGCTATGGCTATAGACCCTTCGGATTTGGCTTTGGATATGGTGGTTACGGAGGTGGCTATGGCGGCGGCTATGGTGGCTATGGTGGCTACGGTGGCTATGGTGGCTACGGTGGCTACGGAGGTTTTCACGGATGATCAATTACTCTCCTGATGAAGCGGGAGGTTTGACCATCACTGAGCATAGTTACCTTATTTATACATGGGACACTTGATAATTATTTCTATTCAAGTAGTTAAGCATTTTGACGGGCATGTACCTCTATTCTCATTTATTTAATAAAAGATATCTTTACTTACGAATCAAATTTTAATAAATTGTTCATCCTTCCAATAATtacaaatgattattatttttttttagatgtaaTGTCAGGTGAGATAGAACATTACCTTATTTAACCTATTATCAATCTCTGTGtttattatactattattttttttatcattgataacTTTTGGTAGCCGTTTCACATTTAACAGTAAATCCTTCTCATCGCTAAATGTGCCCTTTCAAACGTTTGTTTTAAAGGACGATATTAATGTCCAACCGAAAACCTGTCTGATTGGCACCAATAGAAGCGATGTAGTGAGATCCACTAATATTTGTGTTAGCTTGAACAGAAAGTCCAGAAAAACAAAGATATTAAAGAACAATTGTCTTGTCAAGTGAGCTCTGACCCACGGCACATTAAGCTTATGGTAGTGATATCCATATTCCTTCCTTCATGTAATAAACTGCACCAATGCATTTGAAGGAAGTGAACGTTTTCCCCAGTTAGTGGGCTCCTTCTGGAGTATTGCAATCGGTGGGAGAAACCTCAGGGTCTGCTGGTCATTCAAGTCCAACAACCTGAAAGCAGAAAAGATCATCAAAGGGATCGATAGGTGAAGTGGCTTGCTTCAAATGAAGAGCATCAACTTTCCATTGGCGTCTCTATAGTAGCGAGACCTCTTCATTCGGCAATAAGAATATCCTACCTACATTGGAAGGTACAAACTATCCCTGTGTGATTATGCAGGTATCTTTCCAAAGAGGCAGTGAGTAAGATCCTCACAAAGTACTTTGGGACAACACTGATTATTATCTTTTAGGGCCATGCCCTTTACCTCCAACAGGTACTGAAGGTTCATCCAGAGGTATAactgaaacaaaaatgaaaaagagcATATGAAAAACAATCTTATGACTGATAGAAAGATGTAAAATGTAATTGTTATGGCCGAAGCAAGGTCTATATGTTGGAAGTTAAGTTTATTTAAATTTCGTTCGTGTGGTTCTGGTTGAGGTGCTGCCAATTAATCTGAGCTCATTTATCAGAGAATGCATGAAAACAAAGAGGTTATAATCTTAATAATGGTTTAATACCTCTCATcgtatttaaattataataaatacaaaataatctctttatatatatatatatatatatatatatatatatatatatatatatatatatatatatatatatatatatatatatatatgtatatacatatatatatatatatatatatatatatatatatatatatgtatatacatatatatatatatatatatatatatatatatatatatatatatatatatatatatatatatatatatatatatatatatatacatttatatatataagtgaatgagATATCGATACAAAAAAATGGAAGTTTCAACAACATGATAAAAAAATGGTATATTGTTAACGGAAATTAtcctttaaaagaaatattattaagcAAAACAAAGAAAACAGATAATATGATCCCCAAATGATATCtctttagtaaaaataaaaattagggAAAGTGTTGGTTGGATTTAGAGGAATATTAAAGCTGCCATAAGAATTTATTTCATTCCCATTCGAGCGCTCCTCATAGCAAAGTTATCAGGCTCTATTTACAGTCCAAAATCCCAAAGTAAATCAATGAAAGAGGATGTGATGTAAACTTTTCTTGAAATATCCATTATTCTTCTGTTGatctaaataattaataatataattgataatttgtCAGCCTCAGTAAAAAAGAGAATAGACTGGGCTGGAAACATCTTCTGAAAAACAATAAAGccagagatttattattattattattattattattattattattattattattattattattattattattattattattattattattaatttgaagccACTTCATTAAGACAGGAGGAAAACAAATGAAGATCTTTGAGGAAAATAAAGCTAATTTAAAGGGGAGTTGATGATGAGAAATTGCTCTTTGAACAAATGTATCCTAGAATAAGTTAGGCAAGTACAGAGATGATGTCCGGCGTAAACaaagataataaatatatgaactaacacacacacacacacacatacacacacatatatatatatatatatatatatatatatatatatatatatatatagtatatgcatatatatataaatatatatacatacatatatatatatttatatatatatatatatatatatatatatatatatatagtatatgtatatatataaatatatatacacacacatatatatatatatatatatatatatatatatatatatatatgtatatatatatatatatatatatatatatatatgtatatatatatatatatatatatatttgtttatatatatatatatatatatatatatatatatatatatatggtatatgtatatatatatatatatataaacatatatatatatatacatatatatatatatatatatatatatatatatatatatatatatatacaaacatatatatatatatatatatatatatatatatatatatatatatatctatatatatatatctatatatatatgtttatatatatattattattatatatatatacagtatatatatatatatatatatatatatatatatatatatatatatgtatatatatgcatatatatacagtatatatatatatatatatatatatatatatatatatatatatatatataaatatatatatatatatatatatatatatatatatatatataaatatatatatatatatatatatatatatatatatatatatatatatatatatatatacacatatatatatatatatatatatatatatatatatatatatatatatatatatatatatatatatatatatacatttatatctatatctatatctatatctatatatatatatatatatatatatatatatatatatatatatatatatatatatatatatatatatatatatatatatatatatatatatatatatatatatataaggatgaaaatcaacactatGTCGTGGTCAAATAttcgggatcaaaccctagccccttcaaattaaaggccaggtcgcttccaaccatgtcacctgAGACTCATAAGAAATCAGAAccaaactgctaactgcagttcaggatttacccggtgagacatcagtctctcatatatttatatatatatatatatatatatatatatatatatatatatatatatatatatatatatatatatgtgtgtgtatatatatatatatatatatatatatatatatatatgtgtgtatatatatatatatatatatatatatatatatatatatatatatatatatatatatatatatatatatatatatatatatatatatatataataataataaattttacacatataaacgtgtgtttcatatttcaaataagccatacattttaatacattcaaatctggattctcttaacgacctcgggatcagaccaccaagcgaaatcactcaatcTCCATATTATCTGACCAGCCGGGTATTGAACCCTGGTCCTTGATGCTTGCATGACAGTGACCGTATcactaagccacgaagaaagataaaagtcaatgacaattcttctgtacatataccagttGAAtttaggtttttgtacttagaattgaaatcaacccatctttaccatcgtagctaattggtaggtttgtgacatggcattccattaatgaaattttgcacatttaaatatgtttttcatatttcaaataagccatatatcttaatacattaacgtctagattctcttaacgactttgtgatcagagctccaggcgaaatcatgagttttgaaccctagtccaggatctCATGCATTGCTGTGACTCAGTCtagttatataaaaaagaaagaaaagtgaaaATTCACTTTTCTAATATGTTTAATTTCATGGTTCCCGTGGATATACTATATTTTTTGTTGCTCCATTATCTATGCCGATATAGAGATTGTCTGGTTTGCCGACTCTAGAACATGCAACATATAACTGTCCAAGTAAGAAGTAATCCATGTTTAGATCTCTACATCAAAATTCTGAAGATTTTCCCAGAGCTTTGTTGATTGTGACTGCAAACACCAATTGAATTAGGAATTATAGTCTTTTATATTGGGATGGCATATCCGTTGGAATTACAGGAATGAGAGGAATGAGGGCATCTTCACCTTTGAAAGATCCTGTCAAAATTGCTGCTTCTACGTCGTTACTCATTGATTTAGTTACTACAAGCCACATGCCTTTTTAGCAAAGCTTTGGCTGGTTGCTATTTCCCAACATGATAATTTGTACGTTGATTTTCAATGGCAGTACGTGTATTGGCATCCCTTGCAGATCGAATGAATTAAAAAGTTTTGCTGGATATTTAGTCGTATTTGTTTCTACAACAGTGTCGACGTACTTGTATATGACTGCCTTGCTTTGAATGTTATTCTTAATGATATAATAAATTTCGTAGACATCTTCATTTTTTAACTAAAGAATAGCTCGTTCGCTCACCAATTCAGGATTCTTGCAATTGGTTTGGATATTGATATCTACTTTTTAGACCAATTCTTCTTTTGGCGTTACTATGTCTCAGGAGCTATGAGGCAATGAAATCTATCCGATTTTGAACAAACGAACATTTACAGTTTTGTTTGTGCAgatgattttcaaaatttaaaaatgtCTACGGAGCCAAACTGCCAGATTTCATGCGTTTGTAGTTAAAATTCTACTCGGAAGTAATAAGCATATAAAAACACGCGTCGATTTGAATGAAACGGTGTGTTAAAATTTCAAAGCAATCGGTGAAGAAATGCCGGAGATTTATGATATTAAACAAAAgaacatacaatacacacacacacacacacacacacatatatatatatatatatatatatatatatatatatatatatatatatatatatatatatatatatatatacatatatatatatatatatatatatatatatatatatatatatatatatatatatatatatatgtatatatatatatatatatatatatatatatatatatatatatatatatatacatatatatacatatatatatatatatatatatatatatatatatatatatatatatatatatatatatatatatatatatatatatacgtatatatatctatctatctatatatatatatatatatatatatatatatatatatatatatatatatatatatatatatatatatatatatatatatatatatatatgtgtgtgtgtgtgtgtgtgtatgtatgtatgtgtgtgtgtatttataagtaaCTATAAAACACTAGCTTGATGGCTCTTAGCAAGCAAATAATGATGAGCTTAGTGACTACTTGTATGTGACTAACTGCTAGACTGATAAATTTCTGCTAATACCAATAAGATTCCCGAGGGTCTCAAAGCAATTGGAACAAAACCTTCTAGCACATATTTGTAAATTTGTTAAAACAACATTACAGAACGAGTACTGTAATTGCAATGAAAGATTAGGGCGCGTAAAATATGCGTCATGATATTAGCAAACCATATTTATCCTCATTACTAATTTTATTACTAGCTaattcacaaccctagttggaaaagcaggatgctttaaacccaggtgctccaacagggaaaatagcccagtgaggaaaggaaacaaagcaaaatgtaatatcttaagaacggtaacaacattaaaataaatatttactaaataaactataaaaactttaacaaaacaagagggagagaaaaaagataaaatagtgtgcccgtgtgtaccttcaagcaagagacctcttacccaagacagtggaagaccatggtacagaggctatggcattacccaatgctagagaacagtggcttgactttgaagtgtccttctcccagaagagctgcttaccacagctaaagagtctcttctaccctgaccagggtaggttgtaggttagctagggcaccagccatccgttgagatactaccgatattGGGACCTCTGACTGacaagacagtattacattggatccctctttctggttacggttccttttacCTTTACCTACATGTACacagattagtctggcctattcttaccatattCTCCGGTCCTCGTATACCTGACCACACTTGGATTAATAAACAATTCTTCGTTCaaagggttgactactgcactgtaattgttcagtgactaggCTACCTTCCCCTTGGTACGGGTTgaagatattctttagctatggtaagcatctcttctaggagaaggacattccaaaattagaccattgttttctagtgATGGGGAGTTCCATAGCCActatatcatggtctttcactgtcttgagttagagttctcatgcttgcaGCTACagtagggcacactgttctatctttttt
It encodes:
- the LOC137624968 gene encoding keratin-associated protein 19-8-like, which produces MKAISVALLLLVALFALMELTGAAPEPEPHRSYYFGNRPYGFGGYGYRPFGFGFGYGGYGGGYGGGYGGYGGYGGYGGYGGYGGFHG